The Streptomyces sp. NBC_01244 genome contains a region encoding:
- a CDS encoding ABC transporter substrate-binding protein, protein MTQHHLLSRRSLAALAAGLVAATTLTACGGASKPQSTADGKRKVTLTLNWSPYGEHAPLYYGLEKGYFADEGIELTINTGTGSGNTIKAVGQGHTDFGWADTSPLLHAIDSGMPVKSAGVFLQKGPASLEFFADRNIKTPQDLKGKKIAGTAGDAMWATFPAWLEINGLKPADVQLVNVDAAGKIAALNEGKVDAIMGFFHDQAPTIEAKSGKQVDVMLYADTGLNLLGTGLVVNEKTIASDKDLVQKMVRAVQKSWTEAVKDPDAAVKAMGGKADMAPPEDVMRKQLDKAVPLLQLEKAGAAGVNTEQQWTDMIKLLKDTAGLKKAGPAADYWDASFAKAAH, encoded by the coding sequence ATGACGCAGCACCACCTCCTTTCGCGCCGTTCGCTCGCCGCCCTGGCTGCCGGGCTCGTCGCCGCCACCACGCTGACCGCGTGCGGCGGCGCGAGCAAGCCGCAGAGCACCGCGGACGGCAAGCGCAAGGTCACCCTCACGCTCAACTGGTCCCCCTACGGCGAGCACGCTCCGCTCTACTACGGGCTGGAGAAGGGCTACTTCGCCGACGAGGGCATCGAGCTCACGATCAACACCGGCACCGGGTCCGGCAACACCATCAAGGCGGTCGGCCAGGGTCACACCGACTTCGGCTGGGCGGACACCTCTCCGCTGCTGCACGCGATCGACAGTGGCATGCCGGTGAAGTCCGCCGGCGTGTTCCTGCAGAAGGGTCCGGCGTCGCTGGAGTTCTTCGCCGACCGGAACATCAAGACCCCCCAGGACCTGAAGGGGAAGAAGATCGCAGGCACCGCCGGTGACGCGATGTGGGCGACGTTCCCGGCCTGGCTGGAGATCAACGGGCTCAAGCCCGCGGACGTCCAGCTGGTCAACGTCGACGCGGCGGGAAAGATAGCGGCCCTGAACGAGGGCAAGGTCGACGCCATCATGGGCTTCTTCCACGACCAGGCACCGACGATCGAGGCCAAGAGCGGCAAGCAGGTCGACGTGATGCTCTACGCCGACACCGGCCTGAACCTGCTGGGTACCGGCCTCGTGGTCAACGAGAAGACCATCGCGTCGGACAAGGACCTGGTCCAGAAGATGGTGCGGGCGGTCCAGAAGTCCTGGACGGAGGCCGTCAAGGACCCGGACGCGGCGGTCAAGGCCATGGGGGGTAAGGCCGACATGGCGCCACCGGAGGACGTGATGCGCAAGCAGCTGGACAAGGCCGTGCCGCTGCTGCAGCTCGAAAAGGCGGGTGCGGCCGGGGTCAACACCGAGCAGCAGTGGACGGACATGATCAAGCTGCTGAAGGACACCGCGGGCTTGAAGAAGGCGGGGCCGGCCGCTGACTACTGGGACGCCTCGTTCGCCAAGGCGGCGCACTGA
- a CDS encoding ABC transporter permease → MGRRPPARPDAAARLARVAEASWRPALLLGVLQFVWWFVAWQEMVASYLVPAPGDVLDVLVDQRSELMGHTWVTTYETLIGFVLAAGIGVGTAVLIVYSKTLERAIYPVILFAQVIPKIAIAPILVVWFGFGMTPKIVLAVLIAFFPVVVSSVAGLRSINPELLELSATMGASTWQTFAKFRLPGALPHVMAGLKVAVTLAVVGAVVGEFVGAQEGLGYVLLASSGNLDAPLLFADLLLMSAIGIVLFVVIELAESLLIPWHASRRDGMALTTV, encoded by the coding sequence GTGGGCAGGCGGCCCCCGGCCCGGCCCGACGCGGCGGCCCGGCTCGCCCGTGTCGCCGAAGCCTCCTGGCGGCCGGCGCTGCTCCTGGGCGTGCTCCAGTTCGTCTGGTGGTTCGTGGCCTGGCAGGAGATGGTGGCGTCGTACCTGGTCCCCGCGCCGGGTGACGTGCTGGACGTCCTCGTGGATCAGCGGTCCGAGCTGATGGGCCACACGTGGGTGACCACGTACGAGACGCTGATCGGCTTCGTTCTGGCCGCCGGCATCGGGGTGGGGACCGCGGTGCTGATCGTGTACTCGAAGACGCTGGAGCGGGCCATCTACCCGGTCATCCTTTTCGCCCAGGTGATCCCCAAGATCGCGATCGCGCCGATTCTTGTGGTGTGGTTCGGGTTCGGCATGACTCCGAAGATCGTGCTCGCCGTGTTGATCGCGTTCTTCCCGGTCGTCGTGTCGAGCGTGGCGGGCCTGCGGTCGATCAACCCCGAGCTGCTGGAACTGTCCGCGACGATGGGCGCCAGCACCTGGCAGACCTTTGCCAAGTTCCGTCTGCCCGGAGCACTGCCGCACGTGATGGCGGGCCTGAAGGTCGCGGTGACATTGGCCGTGGTCGGCGCGGTCGTAGGCGAGTTCGTCGGCGCACAGGAGGGCCTGGGATACGTCCTGCTCGCCTCCAGCGGCAATCTGGACGCGCCACTGCTGTTTGCCGACCTGCTCCTGATGTCAGCCATCGGCATCGTGCTCTTCGTCGTGATCGAGCTCGCCGAGTCCCTCCTCATCCCCTGGCACGCCAGCCGCCGTGACGGCATGGCACTCACGACCGTCTGA
- a CDS encoding cupin domain-containing protein, translating to MNDQLPGGVGISLLRVYGGKPAADGLVGGSPHMHLACSEGYYVVSGRGMVQTLNSRGSTNTRLEPGVVVWFDPGTIHRLVNEEDLTILVIMSNSGLPEAGDAVLTFPQSYLADRPAYAAAAKLTGTGETALASAMRRRDLAIEGFTALRGAYAIDGPAALDQFYASAVDLVRPRIPEWRQRWRDGAQSASDATAGYLKALEQGSGEHLPAAVVHALAEPTDRRRPGMCGLLDVYVQGAPPRS from the coding sequence ATGAATGATCAGCTTCCGGGTGGGGTGGGGATCTCCTTGCTCCGGGTGTACGGCGGAAAGCCGGCGGCCGACGGTCTGGTCGGTGGATCGCCCCACATGCACCTTGCCTGCTCCGAGGGGTACTACGTCGTTTCGGGCCGCGGAATGGTCCAGACACTGAACTCCCGAGGCAGCACCAACACTCGGCTGGAGCCGGGTGTGGTCGTGTGGTTCGACCCGGGCACCATCCACCGCCTGGTCAACGAAGAGGACTTGACGATCCTCGTCATCATGTCCAACAGCGGGCTCCCGGAGGCCGGCGACGCCGTTCTCACCTTTCCGCAGTCGTACTTGGCCGACCGGCCGGCCTACGCGGCCGCGGCCAAGCTGACGGGTACGGGCGAGACTGCCCTCGCGTCGGCGATGCGCCGCCGCGATCTCGCGATCGAGGGATTCACGGCTCTGCGGGGCGCCTACGCGATCGACGGGCCCGCAGCGCTGGACCAGTTCTACGCCAGTGCAGTGGACCTGGTCCGTCCCCGCATCCCCGAGTGGCGGCAGCGGTGGCGCGACGGTGCCCAGAGCGCCTCGGACGCGACAGCGGGCTACCTGAAGGCCCTGGAACAGGGCAGTGGCGAACACCTTCCGGCGGCCGTGGTCCACGCGCTGGCGGAACCGACCGACCGGCGCAGGCCCGGAATGTGCGGCCTGCTTGACGTGTACGTGCAAGGTGCCCCACCGCGGTCCTGA
- a CDS encoding lectin — MIRKALPFLAAALLAALALAPAADASVAPADPSYKVLVFSKTDTFRHDAIPTAVQTIKDLGAANGFTVDVTEDDTVFTRAGLSAYRTVVFALTTGDVLNDAEQTAFEGYIRGGGGYVGLHAAADTEYSWPFYGELVGAYFKSHPAQQQAAVRVEDPVHPSTAHLPASWSRFDEWYAYRSNPRTSAHVLASLDETSYSPGSGAMGDHPITWCKNHQGGRSWYTGMGHTKESYSDPAYRKMLLGGIRYTAGAVNADCTPSGGGTGTVQAESFQTTQGGRTVTKAGADNGQTLGYLDPGDWVSYANLPVGGSTTFKARVVSGGAGGTIQIRTGSPTGPVLGSVAVPNTGGWATFKDVSTTLAGVPSGRADVYLTFTGTGSSLLDVDDFAFNTPAPGPVLGLAGKCLDVSGAATTNGTQVQLFTCSGGYAQQWTRTPAGELRALGKCLDVSGGGTADGTKVDLWDCNASAAQQWTPTPAGELRNPQSGKCLDVAGAGSADGTKVLLWTCWGGSNQRWGLPV; from the coding sequence GTGATCAGAAAAGCGTTGCCGTTCCTCGCCGCGGCCCTACTGGCCGCGCTCGCCCTCGCCCCGGCGGCGGATGCGTCGGTGGCTCCGGCCGACCCGTCGTACAAGGTGCTCGTCTTTTCGAAGACGGACACCTTCCGGCACGATGCCATCCCGACGGCCGTCCAGACGATCAAAGATCTGGGGGCCGCCAACGGATTCACCGTCGACGTCACGGAGGACGACACCGTCTTCACCCGGGCCGGTCTCTCCGCCTACAGAACGGTCGTGTTCGCCCTCACCACCGGCGACGTCCTGAACGACGCGGAGCAGACGGCGTTCGAGGGGTACATCCGCGGTGGCGGCGGTTACGTGGGGCTCCACGCCGCCGCCGACACCGAGTACTCCTGGCCGTTCTACGGGGAGCTCGTCGGTGCGTACTTCAAGAGCCACCCCGCCCAGCAGCAAGCTGCCGTCAGGGTCGAGGATCCGGTCCACCCCAGCACCGCGCACCTGCCCGCGTCGTGGAGCCGGTTCGACGAGTGGTACGCCTACCGGTCGAACCCGCGGACCAGCGCGCATGTCCTGGCGTCCCTCGACGAGACCAGCTACAGCCCCGGCAGCGGCGCCATGGGCGACCACCCGATCACGTGGTGCAAGAACCACCAGGGTGGACGCTCCTGGTACACCGGCATGGGCCACACCAAGGAGTCCTATTCCGACCCGGCGTACCGGAAGATGCTTCTGGGCGGGATCCGCTACACGGCCGGGGCCGTCAATGCCGACTGCACGCCCTCGGGCGGCGGGACGGGGACAGTCCAGGCCGAGTCGTTCCAGACGACCCAGGGTGGCCGGACCGTCACCAAGGCGGGGGCCGACAACGGCCAGACGCTCGGCTACCTCGACCCAGGCGACTGGGTCTCGTACGCGAACCTCCCGGTCGGCGGATCGACCACCTTCAAGGCGCGTGTCGTGTCCGGCGGGGCGGGTGGCACGATCCAGATCCGTACCGGCTCCCCGACCGGCCCGGTCCTCGGCTCCGTCGCCGTCCCGAACACCGGGGGCTGGGCGACCTTCAAGGACGTCTCGACGACCTTGGCGGGCGTGCCCTCTGGCCGCGCAGACGTCTATCTGACCTTCACCGGTACAGGATCAAGCCTCCTCGACGTCGACGACTTCGCCTTCAACACCCCGGCCCCCGGCCCGGTGCTCGGCCTTGCGGGCAAGTGCCTGGACGTCTCAGGCGCCGCCACCACGAACGGCACCCAGGTCCAGCTCTTCACGTGCAGCGGAGGGTACGCCCAGCAGTGGACCCGAACTCCGGCCGGTGAACTGCGCGCCCTCGGCAAGTGCCTGGACGTCTCCGGCGGAGGTACCGCCGACGGCACCAAGGTCGACCTGTGGGACTGCAACGCATCGGCCGCCCAGCAGTGGACGCCCACCCCGGCCGGCGAGCTGCGCAACCCCCAGTCCGGCAAATGCCTGGACGTCGCCGGCGCAGGTTCCGCGGACGGCACCAAGGTCCTGTTGTGGACCTGCTGGGGCGGTTCCAACCAGAGGTGGGGTCTCCCCGTCTGA